From one Suicoccus acidiformans genomic stretch:
- the murA gene encoding UDP-N-acetylglucosamine 1-carboxyvinyltransferase, with protein sequence MEEIIVQGGTPLEGVVKVEGAKNAVLPILAATILGETGTSQLTNVPVLSDVFTMNELLTNLNVTNTFDQASNTVTLDASGDVLSIADYDFVSKMRASTVVMGPLLARFGHAKVAMPGGCAIGTRPIDLHLKGFEALGAEIHSHAGYVEARAEKLVGANIYLDFPSVGATENIMMAATLAEGQTVIENVAREPEIVDLANFLNKMGANIVGAGTETIRIEGVEKMHGAEHAVIPDRIEAGTFMVAAAVTKGDIFIEGAITDHNRPLISKLSEMGASIEEYQTGVRVQGPEILRPTDIKTMPYPGFPTDMQSQMSIAQLLADGTSALNETVFENRFMHFEELRRMGANIKVDRQTAIMYGPNELSGASVKATDLRSAAALIIAGLVAKGLTRVSELKHLDRGYYQFHEKLASLGANIERVEIKPVQSKSRQAVHS encoded by the coding sequence ATGGAAGAAATTATTGTGCAAGGTGGCACACCTTTAGAAGGTGTTGTTAAAGTTGAAGGCGCAAAGAATGCAGTGTTACCGATTTTAGCTGCAACAATTCTAGGAGAAACCGGGACAAGCCAACTTACGAATGTACCTGTCTTATCGGATGTCTTTACGATGAATGAGCTTTTGACAAACTTGAATGTCACTAACACATTTGATCAAGCATCTAATACTGTTACTTTAGATGCAAGTGGGGATGTTTTATCCATCGCTGATTACGACTTTGTGAGCAAGATGCGCGCTTCAACGGTTGTAATGGGGCCGCTACTTGCACGCTTTGGTCATGCAAAGGTTGCGATGCCGGGGGGCTGTGCGATTGGAACGCGTCCGATTGATTTGCATTTAAAAGGCTTTGAAGCTTTAGGCGCAGAGATACATAGTCATGCCGGTTACGTGGAAGCGCGTGCTGAAAAACTCGTTGGTGCCAATATTTATCTGGATTTCCCAAGTGTGGGTGCAACGGAGAATATTATGATGGCTGCAACCTTAGCTGAAGGGCAGACTGTTATCGAAAACGTTGCGCGTGAACCGGAAATCGTCGATTTAGCAAACTTCTTAAATAAGATGGGAGCTAATATCGTCGGTGCCGGGACTGAAACAATCCGCATTGAAGGCGTTGAAAAGATGCACGGCGCAGAGCATGCGGTGATTCCAGACCGGATTGAAGCGGGGACCTTTATGGTAGCTGCAGCTGTTACGAAAGGTGATATTTTTATTGAGGGTGCAATCACTGATCATAACCGTCCATTAATTAGCAAATTAAGCGAGATGGGCGCAAGCATTGAAGAGTATCAAACGGGCGTGCGTGTACAAGGCCCTGAAATTTTACGGCCAACCGATATTAAGACAATGCCATATCCGGGCTTTCCAACCGATATGCAATCGCAGATGTCTATTGCTCAATTGTTAGCTGATGGGACAAGTGCTTTAAATGAGACAGTTTTCGAGAATCGCTTTATGCATTTCGAGGAATTAAGACGGATGGGCGCTAATATTAAAGTTGACCGCCAGACGGCTATTATGTATGGACCCAATGAATTGAGTGGGGCAAGTGTCAAGGCGACTGACTTACGCTCTGCTGCTGCCTTAATTATTGCTGGCTTGGTTGCTAAGGGATTAACACGTGTCTCTGAATTGAAACATTTAGACCGCGGTTATTACCAATTCCATGAGAAATTAGCAAGTTTAGGTGCGAATATTGAACGCGTCGAAATTAAGCCAGTCCAAAGTAAATCGAGACAAGCAGTTCATTCTTAA
- a CDS encoding DUF1146 family protein, which translates to MILNMKGEIGNMSIINGMAVLVVRMTFVVLSYVIFKSMDWRKWFSNRNYHMAAYACLLISVAIGHLVGSFAIEMIELLQRILMSLFLP; encoded by the coding sequence ATGATTCTGAACATGAAAGGTGAGATTGGGAATATGTCAATCATAAATGGTATGGCAGTACTAGTGGTGCGTATGACCTTTGTTGTGTTGAGCTATGTTATTTTCAAGAGCATGGATTGGCGCAAGTGGTTTAGTAATCGCAATTATCATATGGCAGCTTATGCTTGCCTGTTAATCAGTGTAGCGATTGGTCACCTTGTCGGTTCATTTGCTATCGAAATGATAGAGCTTTTACAGCGAATTTTAATGAGTTTATTTTTACCATAG
- a CDS encoding hydroxymethylglutaryl-CoA synthase: MIEVGIEKIGFYTPEQYVSMEDLADARGIDPNKFLIGIGQAEMAVPTIDMDIVAMAANACEQIIDEADKQLIDQVIFATESSFDYSKAGATYLHEMLGIQPFAKVFEIKQACYGGTAGIQMACDYVRLRPNRKVLVVMSDISKYGLNTGGEPTQGAGAVAVLVSAEPKVLAIDLESTSLSFQSFDFWRPQYSKVALVEGHYSTELYLDLFEHVVQEVQAQRPNVWEQIDALYFHLPFTKMGKKALDRLLAKGLLDEERYASLLAHYESSAKLGRRVGNIYTGSLYLSFLSGLVYDEKLQAGDHVGLFSYGSGAVGEFLTGTLHEGAFTQAIRDKTLQQFEQRQAISVATYEEIYQDTLPETGVWQNESSSQQPKGYYLAEIDKHRRRYGYN, encoded by the coding sequence TTGATTGAAGTAGGTATTGAAAAAATTGGCTTTTATACGCCGGAGCAATATGTTTCGATGGAAGACCTAGCGGATGCAAGAGGGATTGATCCTAACAAATTTCTAATTGGCATTGGTCAAGCAGAGATGGCAGTCCCTACCATTGATATGGACATTGTTGCAATGGCCGCTAACGCTTGTGAGCAGATTATTGATGAAGCAGATAAGCAGCTGATTGATCAAGTTATCTTTGCGACTGAGTCAAGTTTCGATTATTCAAAGGCAGGGGCCACTTACTTGCATGAAATGTTGGGTATTCAACCCTTTGCCAAGGTTTTTGAAATTAAGCAAGCGTGCTACGGCGGTACAGCAGGTATTCAAATGGCCTGTGACTATGTACGTTTAAGACCGAACCGGAAAGTACTTGTTGTTATGTCTGATATTTCTAAGTACGGTTTGAATACGGGCGGCGAACCAACCCAAGGGGCTGGTGCGGTGGCGGTTTTAGTAAGTGCGGAGCCGAAAGTCTTAGCTATTGACTTAGAAAGCACCTCATTGAGCTTCCAGTCCTTTGATTTTTGGCGGCCTCAATATTCTAAGGTTGCTTTAGTAGAGGGGCACTATTCAACAGAATTGTATTTAGACTTATTTGAACATGTTGTTCAAGAAGTGCAAGCGCAACGGCCGAATGTCTGGGAGCAAATCGACGCTTTATACTTTCATTTACCATTTACCAAGATGGGCAAGAAGGCCTTGGACCGTCTTCTAGCCAAAGGCTTACTTGATGAGGAACGCTATGCATCACTCTTGGCTCATTACGAATCCTCTGCTAAGTTAGGTCGACGCGTGGGTAATATTTATACTGGGTCTTTATACTTGAGTTTCCTATCGGGCCTCGTCTATGATGAGAAACTACAAGCGGGCGACCACGTTGGTCTCTTTAGTTATGGTTCAGGAGCTGTGGGAGAATTTCTGACGGGGACTTTACACGAAGGAGCATTTACGCAAGCCATTCGTGATAAGACGCTCCAACAATTTGAGCAGCGTCAGGCCATTTCCGTAGCTACCTATGAAGAAATTTACCAAGATACCCTTCCTGAGACTGGGGTGTGGCAAAACGAAAGCTCTAGCCAACAGCCTAAGGGCTACTATTTGGCTGAGATTGATAAGCATCGCCGGCGATATGGATATAATTAG
- a CDS encoding hydroxymethylglutaryl-CoA reductase, degradative gives MTEIFSGFYKRTPEERLAIVQEAGFVGQSEVPSLPKDIANQMIENFVGSYQLPMGLAVNVQVNGQAYAVPMAIEEPSVIAAVANGGKILGNIDSKAYNRELIGQIIIQDLANLQEAKQMLEAQTDKLLHKAAEVSQSMIQRGGGPRKIWVEVVEDFLTLYLSLDSCDSMGANLMNTILEHLVPSVETLTQGKVLMGILSNYSTEANVTAKVKVPLTRLSAEADEALQMAERIAAASSYAQLDPYRAATHNKGIMNGIDAVLIATGNDWRAVEAGVHAYAVQAGQYRGLSRWWLNDDQTALHGELSLPLYLATVGGSLSNHPTAQWALDLLGRPSGDGLSEIIAAVGLIQNFSAVRALVTTGIQKGHMRMQARSLAMQAGARTDNVSEVVEALMQAPLMNLSAANDIVRKVQGED, from the coding sequence TTGACAGAGATATTTAGTGGTTTCTACAAAAGAACACCTGAAGAACGCCTAGCCATTGTTCAAGAGGCAGGTTTTGTAGGCCAAAGTGAAGTTCCTTCCTTACCCAAAGATATTGCCAATCAAATGATTGAGAATTTCGTCGGCTCTTATCAACTTCCGATGGGCCTAGCAGTGAATGTACAAGTAAATGGACAAGCCTATGCCGTGCCTATGGCCATTGAAGAACCATCTGTAATTGCCGCAGTAGCCAATGGTGGCAAAATTCTTGGCAACATTGACAGTAAAGCCTATAACCGAGAATTAATAGGGCAAATCATAATTCAAGACTTAGCAAATTTGCAAGAAGCTAAGCAGATGCTTGAAGCGCAGACGGATAAACTCTTACACAAAGCCGCTGAAGTATCCCAAAGTATGATCCAAAGAGGAGGCGGCCCTCGCAAAATCTGGGTTGAAGTCGTAGAAGATTTCCTAACGTTATACTTATCGCTAGATTCTTGCGACTCAATGGGCGCAAACTTAATGAATACGATTCTTGAACATCTGGTGCCAAGCGTAGAAACGTTAACGCAAGGCAAGGTGCTAATGGGGATTCTATCTAATTATTCCACAGAAGCGAATGTTACCGCTAAGGTAAAGGTACCACTGACGCGATTATCAGCTGAAGCAGATGAGGCGCTTCAAATGGCTGAGCGAATTGCAGCGGCCTCATCTTATGCACAACTCGATCCCTACCGGGCTGCCACCCATAACAAAGGTATTATGAACGGCATCGACGCAGTATTAATTGCAACCGGGAATGATTGGCGGGCAGTGGAAGCGGGTGTACATGCCTATGCAGTACAAGCTGGTCAATATCGTGGCTTGAGCCGCTGGTGGCTTAACGATGATCAAACAGCTTTGCACGGGGAATTATCACTGCCGTTATATTTAGCAACAGTCGGTGGTTCATTGAGCAATCATCCAACGGCACAATGGGCACTTGATTTACTTGGTAGACCAAGCGGGGATGGGTTATCTGAAATCATAGCCGCTGTTGGCTTGATACAGAATTTCTCAGCTGTGCGTGCCTTAGTGACCACGGGTATTCAAAAGGGGCACATGCGGATGCAAGCTCGGTCTTTGGCAATGCAAGCAGGGGCAAGGACTGACAATGTGAGTGAAGTTGTTGAAGCGTTAATGCAAGCACCCCTCATGAATCTTAGTGCTGCAAATGATATTGTAAGAAAGGTGCAAGGAGAGGACTGA
- the upp gene encoding uracil phosphoribosyltransferase: MAKFTVVDHPLIQHKLTLIRDKDASTKVFREVTNEIGMLMAYEITRDLPLEDVEIETPITKTTQKQLSGKKLAIVPILRAGLGMVDGIIDLIPAARVGHIGMYRDPETLEAVEYFAKFPSDIQERQVFVVDPMLATGASAIAALDQLVDKYNVSEEHITFVCLVAAPEGVKALQASHPNVDIYTAALDEKLNDHGYIVPGLGDAGDRIFGTK; encoded by the coding sequence ATGGCTAAATTCACAGTAGTAGACCATCCCTTAATTCAACATAAATTGACGCTAATTCGCGACAAAGATGCATCAACTAAAGTATTTCGAGAAGTGACGAATGAAATCGGTATGTTGATGGCTTACGAAATTACACGCGATTTACCCTTAGAAGATGTAGAGATTGAAACCCCTATCACGAAAACTACGCAAAAGCAATTGTCAGGGAAGAAATTAGCAATCGTCCCTATCTTGCGGGCAGGTTTAGGTATGGTAGATGGAATTATTGATTTAATCCCAGCAGCTCGTGTGGGTCATATTGGTATGTACCGGGATCCAGAGACACTTGAAGCTGTAGAATATTTCGCTAAATTTCCATCAGATATCCAAGAGCGACAAGTCTTTGTTGTGGATCCGATGTTAGCAACCGGGGCTTCGGCTATTGCTGCGCTTGATCAATTAGTGGATAAATATAATGTTTCTGAAGAGCATATCACCTTTGTTTGCTTGGTGGCAGCTCCTGAAGGCGTTAAAGCACTTCAAGCAAGCCATCCGAATGTTGATATTTATACAGCTGCCTTGGATGAAAAATTAAATGATCATGGCTATATTGTTCCAGGCTTAGGTGACGCCGGTGACCGAATTTTTGGAACGAAATAA
- a CDS encoding L-threonylcarbamoyladenylate synthase, translating to MQTQIYTYDTLYQAAKTLQEGGLVAFPTETVYGLGAMANNSEAVGKVFKAKGRPQDNPLIVHLAKPEDAKLVASSVSAMAERLMEAFWPGPLTIILPVKPGAVSDKVTGGLDSVALRMPRQLETLLLIEMAGFPLVGPSANLSGKPSPTKVEHVLHDFTNLIDGVVAAREELTEIGVESTVIRPSERQIEILRPGAITQSMLEAVVDVPVIERTAQEQVTSGQIISPGVKYRHYAPKQPVYQVAAQHTLDDWCEIIAELQAKGEVIGLLADDIIIEQLASQAGIKACYSLGAANSPSQASQRLYAGLRALEEQPITLILAQGMPFEEAYQAYENRLAKASYRVI from the coding sequence ATGCAAACACAGATTTATACCTATGATACCCTCTATCAAGCAGCAAAGACGCTTCAAGAAGGTGGGCTTGTTGCCTTTCCTACGGAGACCGTCTATGGACTTGGTGCTATGGCGAATAATTCTGAAGCGGTAGGAAAGGTATTCAAGGCAAAGGGGCGACCGCAAGATAATCCATTAATTGTTCATCTTGCCAAGCCTGAAGATGCGAAGTTGGTTGCAAGTTCTGTGTCGGCTATGGCAGAGCGGTTAATGGAAGCCTTCTGGCCTGGACCTTTAACGATTATTCTTCCTGTTAAACCAGGGGCGGTTTCAGACAAGGTAACAGGGGGATTAGATAGCGTAGCCCTTCGGATGCCAAGGCAATTGGAGACCTTGCTTTTGATTGAGATGGCGGGATTTCCCTTGGTAGGACCGAGTGCTAATCTATCTGGGAAGCCAAGTCCAACGAAAGTCGAGCATGTCTTACATGACTTTACTAATTTGATTGATGGAGTTGTTGCGGCTCGAGAGGAATTAACGGAAATTGGGGTAGAATCAACCGTGATTCGCCCCAGTGAAAGGCAAATTGAAATTCTTCGTCCAGGTGCAATTACCCAAAGTATGCTGGAAGCAGTCGTCGATGTGCCCGTTATTGAACGGACGGCACAAGAGCAGGTGACCAGTGGACAGATTATAAGTCCAGGTGTTAAATACCGGCATTATGCTCCGAAGCAACCGGTCTATCAGGTGGCTGCCCAGCATACTCTCGATGACTGGTGCGAAATTATTGCTGAACTTCAAGCAAAAGGAGAAGTCATTGGCTTATTAGCAGATGATATCATTATTGAACAACTAGCTAGTCAAGCTGGCATCAAAGCTTGCTACTCCTTAGGAGCGGCTAACTCACCTTCACAAGCGAGTCAGAGACTATATGCTGGCTTAAGGGCCTTGGAGGAGCAACCGATTACCCTTATTCTTGCCCAAGGCATGCCTTTTGAAGAGGCCTATCAAGCATATGAGAATCGACTCGCCAAAGCCTCTTATCGTGTGATATAA
- the prmC gene encoding peptide chain release factor N(5)-glutamine methyltransferase, producing MANKSKLTLAEALASASAFLQGNDYDEASAQALWAFVFDVTLTDMTRALREFVDLDALGYFEDVLRRLVAGEPLQYILGRADFMGESFVVNEHALIPREETSGIIQLAQDYLGDREEARILDIGTGTGILAIMLKKFYPNAKVTGTDLSQEALEVARQNGQKHHVAVSWWQGDLLKDFPETTFDLIVSNPPYIGYHEQAVMDAHVLKFEPTMALFADNEGYAIYERLARQLPAYLKPKGQVILEMGYQQGARLQQLMQEAFPNRKIEVIQDYNQRDRYVRISEEGTV from the coding sequence ATGGCCAACAAGTCTAAGCTCACTTTAGCTGAGGCTCTGGCAAGTGCTTCAGCTTTTTTGCAAGGGAATGATTATGATGAGGCGAGTGCCCAAGCTTTATGGGCGTTTGTCTTTGATGTGACGCTTACGGATATGACCCGAGCTTTGCGTGAATTTGTGGACCTTGATGCCTTGGGATATTTCGAGGATGTGTTAAGGCGCCTTGTGGCTGGGGAACCCTTGCAATATATCTTAGGTCGCGCTGATTTTATGGGGGAAAGCTTTGTTGTTAATGAACATGCCTTAATCCCTCGCGAAGAAACAAGTGGCATTATCCAACTCGCCCAGGATTATCTTGGAGACAGAGAAGAAGCAAGAATATTAGATATTGGTACTGGTACGGGAATATTAGCTATCATGTTAAAGAAGTTCTATCCGAATGCAAAGGTCACCGGAACTGATCTTTCCCAAGAAGCCTTAGAAGTTGCTCGCCAGAATGGACAAAAGCATCACGTGGCTGTTAGCTGGTGGCAGGGGGATTTGTTGAAGGACTTTCCGGAAACGACCTTTGATTTAATTGTGTCTAATCCCCCGTATATTGGCTATCATGAGCAGGCTGTAATGGACGCGCATGTTCTGAAGTTCGAGCCGACAATGGCTTTATTCGCGGATAATGAGGGTTATGCAATTTATGAGCGTTTAGCAAGGCAATTACCAGCCTATCTCAAACCAAAAGGTCAAGTGATTCTTGAAATGGGCTACCAACAAGGCGCAAGATTGCAGCAGTTAATGCAAGAAGCCTTTCCTAATCGGAAGATTGAGGTAATCCAAGACTATAATCAACGTGATCGCTATGTGAGAATTAGTGAAGAGGGGACCGTTTAG
- the prfA gene encoding peptide chain release factor 1 has protein sequence MFDQLDSLLIRYEEVNEMLSDPSVISDTDRLRELTIEEADLRPKVEKIRRFKDVEAQITETEELLQESLDAEMEQLAKDELSELKTEQENLQSEIRLMMIPEDPNDGKNIIMEIRGAAGGDEAQLFAGDLLNMYTKYADNQGWKTEVLDANITGIGGYKEVTLMITGSKVYSKLKYENGAHRVQRVPETESQGRVHTSTATVVVMPEAEEIDFELDENDIRTDIYHASGAGGQHVNKTASAVRLTHIPTNTVVAMQDERSQLKNREKAMKVLRARVYDKIQSEAQAEYDADRKLKVGTGDRSERIRTYNFPQSRVTDHRIGLTLQQLDSVLDGNLDEIVDALILYDQTQKLEELNGQQV, from the coding sequence ATGTTTGATCAATTAGATAGTCTATTAATTCGCTATGAAGAAGTTAATGAAATGCTAAGTGACCCATCAGTCATTAGTGATACAGATCGCTTAAGAGAATTGACAATTGAAGAAGCTGATTTAAGACCTAAAGTTGAGAAGATTCGTCGTTTCAAAGATGTGGAAGCACAAATTACTGAGACAGAAGAATTGCTTCAAGAATCTTTAGATGCTGAAATGGAGCAGCTTGCCAAGGATGAATTATCTGAACTGAAAACTGAACAAGAAAATTTACAAAGTGAAATTCGCCTCATGATGATTCCAGAAGACCCTAATGATGGCAAGAATATTATCATGGAAATTCGTGGCGCTGCTGGTGGGGATGAAGCCCAGCTTTTCGCAGGGGATTTATTAAATATGTATACTAAGTATGCTGACAACCAAGGTTGGAAGACGGAAGTGCTTGACGCCAATATTACAGGTATTGGGGGCTATAAAGAAGTTACTTTGATGATTACCGGCTCGAAAGTATACAGTAAATTGAAGTATGAGAATGGGGCTCACCGGGTACAAAGGGTACCTGAAACTGAATCGCAAGGTCGGGTGCATACTTCTACGGCGACGGTGGTTGTTATGCCTGAGGCTGAAGAAATAGACTTTGAGTTGGATGAGAACGATATTCGCACCGATATTTATCATGCCAGTGGAGCAGGTGGACAACACGTGAATAAGACTGCTTCAGCAGTGCGCTTGACGCATATTCCAACTAATACAGTGGTAGCGATGCAAGATGAGCGCTCCCAACTGAAAAACCGCGAGAAAGCGATGAAAGTCTTGCGTGCACGTGTGTATGATAAGATCCAATCAGAAGCGCAAGCAGAATACGACGCTGACCGCAAGTTGAAAGTAGGGACAGGGGACCGCTCTGAACGTATTCGCACCTATAATTTCCCGCAAAGTCGGGTGACCGATCACCGCATTGGTTTAACTTTACAGCAGTTAGACTCAGTTCTAGACGGAAATTTAGATGAGATTGTTGACGCCTTGATTCTCTACGACCAAACCCAAAAATTGGAGGAGCTGAATGGCCAACAAGTCTAA
- a CDS encoding thymidine kinase codes for MAKLYFRYGTMNSGKSLEIIKVAHNYEEQKKRVLILSSAVDTRSGVGSVASRTGFERPAIAIEEDTDVYQLIKDEMLSEKLFCVLVDEAQFLSKGHVIQLAQICDDLDVPVMAFGLKNDFTNHLFEGSEYLLLYADKIEEIKTICWFCDKKATMNLRFSDGKPVYEGEQILIGGNEQYLPVCRKCYFAPGTLNEAH; via the coding sequence GTGGCAAAGTTATATTTCAGATACGGTACCATGAATAGCGGAAAATCCTTGGAAATTATTAAGGTTGCCCACAATTACGAAGAACAGAAAAAGCGAGTTTTAATTCTCAGCAGTGCAGTGGATACACGTTCGGGTGTAGGTTCCGTTGCTAGTCGTACTGGCTTTGAAAGGCCAGCGATTGCCATTGAAGAAGATACAGATGTCTATCAGCTCATTAAAGATGAAATGTTAAGTGAGAAGCTATTCTGTGTTTTGGTTGATGAGGCACAATTTCTATCTAAAGGCCATGTCATTCAACTTGCCCAAATTTGCGATGATTTAGATGTCCCAGTGATGGCCTTTGGCTTGAAGAATGATTTCACCAATCATTTATTTGAAGGATCTGAGTATTTACTGTTATATGCAGATAAAATCGAAGAGATTAAGACCATTTGCTGGTTCTGCGATAAGAAAGCCACCATGAATTTGCGCTTTAGCGATGGCAAGCCAGTCTATGAAGGCGAACAAATTCTCATTGGCGGCAATGAACAGTATTTGCCCGTATGTCGGAAATGTTATTTCGCTCCCGGCACATTGAATGAAGCACACTAA
- a CDS encoding GNAT family N-acetyltransferase: MRFYDVVAQGRLDAFLTLYQEAFPPIERKELTQLLASHEAGKLHLLGIAWESEDLLGLCVLAQNGANILLDYFAIDPSFQGQQLGSLALGQLFTMYPGVNIVAEVEHSQMSHPDQRIRQRRKAFYLRNGFSEADFSVTISGEPFEVLAREPIQAKTYLDIYAQVYGKKELEKLSVSS; encoded by the coding sequence ATGCGCTTTTATGATGTAGTAGCACAAGGACGTTTAGATGCATTTCTTACATTATATCAGGAGGCTTTCCCACCGATTGAACGCAAGGAATTGACGCAACTGCTTGCCAGCCATGAAGCGGGTAAGCTACATTTATTAGGCATCGCGTGGGAGAGTGAAGACCTCCTAGGTTTATGTGTTCTTGCTCAGAATGGGGCGAATATTCTCTTGGATTATTTCGCAATCGATCCAAGTTTTCAAGGTCAGCAGCTTGGAAGCTTAGCGCTCGGACAACTGTTTACGATGTACCCGGGTGTCAATATTGTAGCAGAGGTTGAGCACTCCCAAATGTCTCATCCTGACCAGCGAATCAGACAGCGTCGCAAAGCTTTCTATTTACGCAATGGCTTTAGTGAAGCGGATTTCTCTGTGACAATTTCGGGTGAACCCTTTGAAGTATTAGCGCGTGAGCCGATTCAAGCAAAGACATACCTAGATATTTATGCCCAAGTCTATGGTAAGAAAGAGCTGGAGAAGCTATCTGTATCGAGTTAA
- a CDS encoding MurT ligase domain-containing protein, with protein MLFKSQLAKSVGQATHWALTRFTRSDGSSLPGKIALQLDPSILASLSEDYEIIVVTGTNGKTLTTALLAKALSDYFPHVITNSSGSNMIQGIVGSFLTAKSAPKGERKFAVLEIDEGSLNKIMAHLQPNLFLHTNLFADQLDRYGSVENVYQLLLKAAKTYPEAKVVANGDLPLFHTHDLSNPIIYYGSTIGEASQAIDNCPHCGQPLTYHSHTYANLGDYICEHCGFKRPDLAYVLDDLGLMTMNHAHFTLDGLPFDLPLGGLYNIYNALAAYSVARELGVPSSHIQESFRTFTKVSGRQEIIQIEDKSVQLHLYKNTVGLEETLKLLNQKQETFTLMMVLNNTPADGEDISWIEDTNFDAMKDYNIQGDITIAGTQRQALKERLLDAEVTTESIELVPTYKELLSRIQQAPTKSIEILVNYSAMLEIRAAFKEAGYL; from the coding sequence ATGCTTTTCAAAAGTCAACTCGCTAAATCTGTCGGTCAAGCAACTCATTGGGCACTAACCCGCTTTACCAGAAGTGACGGCAGTAGCCTCCCTGGTAAAATAGCACTTCAGTTGGATCCATCGATCTTAGCATCGCTTAGTGAAGACTATGAAATTATCGTCGTCACAGGAACCAATGGCAAGACTTTAACAACTGCCTTGCTTGCTAAAGCCCTATCCGATTATTTTCCTCACGTCATTACCAATTCTAGTGGCTCTAATATGATTCAAGGGATTGTGGGCAGTTTCTTAACAGCAAAGTCAGCCCCTAAAGGTGAACGAAAATTTGCCGTATTAGAAATTGATGAAGGCTCCTTAAATAAAATCATGGCACACCTTCAACCCAATCTCTTCCTGCATACTAATTTATTTGCTGATCAATTGGACCGGTATGGCTCAGTAGAGAATGTCTACCAATTACTCCTAAAAGCAGCCAAAACTTACCCCGAAGCCAAAGTTGTGGCAAATGGGGACCTACCCTTATTCCATACCCACGACTTATCCAACCCAATTATCTATTACGGCTCTACGATTGGTGAAGCTAGCCAAGCCATTGACAATTGCCCACATTGTGGCCAGCCTTTAACCTATCATAGCCATACTTATGCTAATTTAGGGGATTATATCTGTGAACATTGTGGATTCAAGCGGCCCGATTTAGCCTATGTCCTAGATGATTTAGGATTGATGACCATGAACCATGCCCATTTCACCTTAGATGGTCTGCCTTTTGACTTACCGCTTGGCGGACTTTATAACATTTATAATGCATTGGCTGCTTATAGCGTAGCCCGTGAATTAGGTGTGCCTTCAAGCCATATTCAAGAAAGCTTCCGCACCTTTACCAAAGTGTCCGGCCGTCAGGAAATCATCCAAATTGAGGATAAATCTGTCCAACTGCACTTATATAAGAATACCGTTGGCCTTGAAGAAACACTCAAATTACTTAACCAAAAGCAAGAAACCTTCACCCTTATGATGGTTCTTAACAATACACCAGCTGACGGAGAAGATATTTCCTGGATCGAAGATACCAATTTCGATGCGATGAAAGACTATAATATACAAGGAGATATTACAATCGCTGGTACTCAAAGACAAGCCCTGAAGGAGCGGCTGCTTGACGCAGAAGTAACCACAGAATCGATTGAACTTGTGCCAACTTATAAAGAATTGCTTAGTCGCATTCAACAAGCTCCCACGAAATCAATTGAAATTCTTGTAAATTACAGTGCCATGCTAGAAATCCGGGCAGCATTCAAAGAAGCGGGTTATCTATAA